In Gimesia benthica, a single window of DNA contains:
- a CDS encoding MoaD/ThiS family protein — MKLLLINNDGGGFADYIDVPAGTTVAQLFEQKMGDAAARDYLIRVNRQPCPPDQQLQDGDRISITPTKIEGAIS; from the coding sequence ATGAAACTTTTATTGATCAACAACGATGGCGGCGGATTCGCTGATTATATCGATGTCCCCGCAGGAACCACGGTGGCACAACTCTTTGAACAGAAGATGGGAGATGCGGCAGCCCGCGATTACCTGATTCGCGTGAATCGCCAGCCCTGTCCTCCGGACCAGCAGTTGCAGGACGGGGACCGGATTTCCATAACGCCGACGAAGATTGAAGGGGCGATAAGTTAG
- a CDS encoding AAA family ATPase: MLLSERLTENIRACFTGIWIQSHEHDEALLEMSRLCHSEDWRLLSWDIDRGLQGTELVDNGNTSLPDPLAAIHSLSSQADPGRPTLLVLKNFHRFINSPEIIQALTQQINLGKQARTYIVVLSSLVQIPTELEKLFVCLEHDLPDRGQLLEIARSIATEAGELPEGPELERVLDAASGLTRYEAEGAFSLSLVRHGRIEASVVLELKSQTLLKSGLLSLHQGLESFTGLGGLEALKAFCLRALRPRTQDATPVRPRGVLLLGVPGTGKSAFAKALGRETGRPTLTLDVGALMGALVGQTEERTRRALRIVDAMQPAILFIDEVEKGLSGSASSGQSDSGVSTRMLGTLLGWLNDHTSDVFVVCTANDISKLPPEFVRAERFDALFFLDLPGDEQKQAIWRLYRDLFGLTSDQRLPDDRHWTGSEIRACCRLAALLDVPLVQAAENVVPVAVTAAESVARLRRWASKRCLSAELSGVFSNDERSGSRSRRNLSRDPHRN, encoded by the coding sequence ATGTTACTATCCGAACGACTGACTGAGAACATACGCGCCTGCTTTACTGGTATCTGGATTCAGAGTCACGAACACGACGAGGCGTTGCTGGAAATGTCCCGGCTCTGCCACAGTGAAGACTGGCGGTTACTCTCCTGGGACATTGACCGGGGACTGCAGGGAACGGAACTTGTCGATAACGGCAACACATCGCTCCCCGATCCTCTGGCTGCCATTCACAGTCTGAGTAGTCAGGCCGATCCGGGTCGCCCCACGCTGCTGGTCCTCAAGAATTTCCATCGGTTCATCAACTCCCCCGAAATCATTCAGGCGCTGACACAACAGATCAATCTGGGAAAACAGGCACGGACATATATTGTTGTTCTTTCCAGCCTGGTCCAGATCCCGACAGAACTGGAAAAACTGTTCGTCTGCCTGGAACATGATCTTCCTGATCGGGGTCAGCTGCTAGAAATCGCCCGCAGTATCGCCACAGAAGCGGGAGAATTGCCGGAGGGACCTGAGTTGGAGCGTGTCCTGGACGCTGCCTCGGGCCTGACTCGTTATGAAGCGGAAGGGGCTTTCAGTCTCTCCCTGGTACGCCATGGCCGAATCGAAGCCTCGGTCGTACTGGAACTGAAATCCCAGACGTTGCTAAAAAGCGGCCTGTTATCGTTGCACCAGGGGTTAGAATCGTTTACTGGTCTGGGCGGTCTGGAAGCCCTCAAAGCCTTCTGTCTGCGTGCGCTCCGTCCCCGAACCCAGGATGCGACACCTGTTCGTCCCAGAGGCGTGTTGTTACTGGGAGTTCCGGGAACCGGTAAAAGCGCGTTTGCCAAAGCACTCGGCAGGGAAACGGGACGTCCCACGCTGACACTCGACGTCGGGGCTCTGATGGGCGCGCTGGTCGGGCAAACAGAGGAGCGAACTCGACGAGCCCTCCGGATCGTCGATGCCATGCAGCCCGCCATCCTGTTCATCGATGAAGTCGAAAAAGGGCTGAGTGGCTCTGCCTCTTCCGGACAGTCTGACAGCGGTGTCTCCACCCGCATGCTGGGAACACTGCTGGGCTGGCTCAACGACCATACTTCAGACGTGTTTGTAGTTTGCACTGCAAACGATATTTCGAAACTACCGCCGGAGTTTGTGCGGGCTGAACGCTTTGATGCGCTGTTCTTTCTGGATTTACCTGGTGATGAACAGAAGCAGGCTATCTGGCGTCTGTACCGTGATCTGTTTGGGCTTACGTCCGATCAACGTTTGCCAGACGACCGGCACTGGACCGGTTCGGAAATCCGGGCCTGCTGTCGACTGGCGGCACTACTTGATGTGCCCTTAGTTCAAGCCGCGGAAAACGTGGTCCCTGTGGCCGTCACGGCCGCCGAATCAGTGGCGCGTCTCAGACGTTGGGCCAGCAAACGCTGTCTGTCTGCCGAACTGTCAGGCGTTTTTAGCAATGACGAGCGATCCGGTTCGCGTTCGCGTCGGAATCTTTCACGCGATCCTCACAGAAACTAA
- a CDS encoding DUF2997 domain-containing protein gives MKTIDIIFSTDGQSRIETRGFTGSRCKDASRFLEAALGKVSSEQLTSEYHQSVQHQPNHLTQEN, from the coding sequence TTGAAAACCATCGACATCATTTTTTCTACCGACGGTCAGTCCCGCATCGAAACCCGCGGCTTTACCGGCTCCCGGTGCAAAGACGCCAGCCGGTTTCTGGAAGCGGCACTGGGAAAGGTCTCTTCAGAACAGCTGACCTCCGAGTACCACCAGAGTGTCCAGCATCAACCCAACCATTTAACACAGGAGAATTAA
- a CDS encoding DUF1257 domain-containing protein: MSHIVTIRTEVRDTEALGLACRRLELGEPIHETVPLFSGEATGYTVRLPDWRYPVVFDVEQGQVRFDNFEGRWGEPAQLNRLLQFYGVEKCRLEARRKGHSVLENQLSDGSIKLTIQIGADH; this comes from the coding sequence ATGTCACACATTGTCACGATTCGAACGGAGGTCCGCGACACCGAAGCGCTGGGCCTAGCCTGCCGTCGACTCGAACTGGGAGAACCCATTCACGAAACCGTTCCCCTGTTTAGCGGGGAAGCCACCGGATACACAGTTCGTCTACCAGACTGGCGGTATCCTGTCGTGTTTGACGTGGAGCAGGGGCAGGTTCGATTCGATAACTTTGAAGGACGCTGGGGAGAACCGGCTCAGCTCAATCGACTACTGCAATTTTACGGGGTGGAAAAATGCCGTCTGGAGGCACGCCGGAAGGGACATTCTGTCCTGGAAAACCAGTTGAGCGACGGTTCCATTAAACTCACCATTCAGATCGGAGCAGACCATTGA
- a CDS encoding helix-turn-helix domain-containing protein has product MGKQGYSQENYAYACELDRTYVGGSERRERNLSLRNIERIADTLEISLAELLERV; this is encoded by the coding sequence TTGGGGAAGCAAGGTTACTCTCAGGAGAATTATGCTTACGCGTGTGAGCTGGACCGGACCTACGTCGGCGGGAGCGAGCGGAGGGAACGAAATCTTTCCTTACGGAATATCGAGCGGATCGCCGATACTCTCGAAATCAGCCTGGCAGAACTGCTGGAGAGGGTTTGA
- a CDS encoding plasmid pRiA4b ORF-3 family protein: MTQLGIEPQIRRRNQVQECTLDILHEHIQTAMGWDNMHLYQFEIKGERYGNPDLLDDGFGDFVCFDSTATILNQILPRTDKRFSFKYEYDFGDGWKHEVLFEGQPPLEKNKKYPFCLEGEQACPPEDIGGVWGYVDFLEALADSKHERHEEFMEWGGPFEPNAFDPKQATREMKKGLPDWIVMR, encoded by the coding sequence ATCACACAGCTAGGAATTGAACCCCAGATCAGGAGGCGGAATCAGGTTCAGGAATGCACTCTCGATATACTGCACGAACACATCCAGACCGCAATGGGCTGGGACAACATGCACCTGTACCAGTTCGAGATTAAGGGGGAACGGTACGGTAACCCTGATCTCCTGGACGATGGTTTCGGTGATTTTGTTTGCTTTGACTCGACAGCCACGATACTCAATCAAATCCTCCCCAGGACTGACAAGCGGTTTTCCTTCAAATACGAGTACGACTTTGGAGATGGCTGGAAACATGAAGTCTTATTTGAGGGGCAGCCTCCGCTGGAGAAGAACAAGAAGTACCCATTCTGTCTGGAAGGAGAACAAGCCTGCCCTCCTGAAGACATTGGCGGAGTTTGGGGCTATGTGGACTTCCTGGAGGCTCTGGCCGACTCGAAACATGAACGTCACGAAGAGTTCATGGAATGGGGCGGTCCGTTTGAGCCCAACGCATTCGACCCCAAACAAGCGACCAGGGAGATGAAGAAGGGGCTACCGGACTGGATAGTGATGAGATGA
- a CDS encoding helix-turn-helix transcriptional regulator has protein sequence MAESAQLMRQWRLLQILSHRKQGVTLQELAQETEVSNRTIARDLLVLKSVGFPVSEVTTAHGKKQWKIAENVGIAQLQFTLEETAALYLGRQFLELMAGTLFWQGSHSAYQKIKSALSDPAVRFLEKLASAVHLTNHHIVNYAERAELIDQLMLAIEDHRLTVITYQSLRSTEPVTLYDIHPYALIFHKGALYLIAWSLDHGAIRTFKVDRISEVDVQPNLMTFQRPKDFHPAKYLEHSFGIFAEERAPQTIRIRFSPPVVRILQEKKFHTSQHLSFNNDGSVIAEYQLTGFEEIRSWLLSFGRHARVLEPEELVETIREELDLMLDSYSLGDRSYD, from the coding sequence ATGGCTGAATCTGCTCAACTGATGCGTCAATGGAGGTTGCTTCAGATCCTCTCTCATCGCAAACAAGGTGTCACGCTGCAGGAATTAGCTCAAGAAACTGAAGTCTCAAATCGTACGATTGCACGCGACCTTCTTGTACTGAAATCAGTCGGCTTTCCCGTATCAGAAGTGACCACTGCTCATGGTAAAAAGCAGTGGAAAATTGCGGAAAATGTGGGGATTGCCCAATTACAGTTTACTCTGGAAGAGACGGCAGCCCTATATCTGGGGAGACAGTTCCTGGAACTGATGGCGGGCACTCTCTTCTGGCAGGGATCTCACAGCGCCTATCAGAAAATCAAATCAGCCCTCAGTGACCCTGCAGTTCGTTTTCTCGAAAAACTGGCATCAGCAGTCCATCTGACAAATCACCATATTGTCAATTATGCCGAGCGTGCTGAACTGATTGACCAGTTGATGCTGGCGATTGAAGATCATCGATTGACTGTGATCACTTATCAATCTCTCCGTTCAACTGAACCAGTCACTTTGTATGACATCCATCCCTACGCCCTGATTTTTCATAAAGGCGCTTTGTATCTGATTGCCTGGTCGCTGGATCACGGAGCAATCCGGACTTTTAAAGTAGATCGGATTTCAGAAGTGGATGTGCAACCGAACCTGATGACCTTTCAGAGGCCCAAAGATTTCCATCCCGCCAAATATCTGGAACATTCATTTGGTATCTTCGCTGAAGAACGTGCTCCCCAGACCATTCGCATTCGCTTTTCTCCCCCTGTAGTAAGAATCTTGCAGGAAAAGAAATTTCATACAAGTCAACATCTCAGTTTCAACAATGATGGTTCGGTGATTGCAGAATATCAATTGACCGGATTTGAAGAAATTCGATCCTGGCTTCTCAGTTTTGGAAGACATGCCCGTGTACTTGAACCTGAGGAACTGGTGGAGACGATTCGCGAGGAACTGGATCTGATGCTCGACTCTTATTCCTTGGGAGATCGTTCCTATGACTGA